In Nicotiana tabacum cultivar K326 chromosome 2, ASM71507v2, whole genome shotgun sequence, the following proteins share a genomic window:
- the LOC107791676 gene encoding protein NOI4, translated as MSEKGRPLPKFGEWDVNDPASAEGFTVIFNKARDEKKTGGKPESPSKADGNTKQGEEQLKPQTVWESCPLLSNLVLELAG; from the exons ATGTCG GAGAAGGGTCGACCGTTGCCTAAGTTTGGTGAATGGGATGTCAATGATCCAGCGTCAGCAGAGGGATTTACTGTGATTTTCAACAAGGCCAGGGATGAGAAAAAAACTGGTGGCAAGCCAGAGTCACCTTCAAAGGCTGATGGTAACACAAAGCAAGGAGAAGAACAATTAAAGCCTCAAACT GTTTGGGAGAGCTGTCCTCTATTGTCAAACTTAGTCTTGGAATTGGCAGGCTAG